The Nesterenkonia xinjiangensis genome contains a region encoding:
- the groL gene encoding chaperonin GroEL (60 kDa chaperone family; promotes refolding of misfolded polypeptides especially under stressful conditions; forms two stacked rings of heptamers to form a barrel-shaped 14mer; ends can be capped by GroES; misfolded proteins enter the barrel where they are refolded when GroES binds) produces the protein MAKQLEFDDAARKALEAGIDKLADTVKVTLGPKGRNVVLDKSWGAPTITNDGVTIAREIEVEDSYENLGAQLAKEVATKTNDVAGDGTTTATVLAQALVKEGLRNVAAGAAPSEIKRGIETAVTAVTERLKQNSRDVEGAQVAHVAAISAQNDEVGELIARAFDAVGTEGVITIEESSTTSTELDITEGMQFDKGYLSPHFVTDADRQEAVLEDPQILIHQGKISNMQEFLPLLEKVLQAKKPLFIIAEDVEGEALSTLVVNKIRGTLNAVAVKAPGFGDRRKAMLEDIAILTGAQVVSPDLGLKLDQVGPEVLGTARRVTVTKDSTTIVDGAGSTEDVEARAATIKAQADATDSEWDREKLQERLAKLAGGIGVIKVGAATEVELKERKHRIEDAVSSTRAALEEGIVAGGGTALINALSALDEDENVQALAGDAAAAVGIVRRALVQPLRWIAQNAGEDGFVVASKVAELEPNHGYNAKTGVYGDLIADGVIDPVKVTRSALQNAASIAALVLTTETLVVEKKHDEDEHSH, from the coding sequence ATGGCAAAGCAGCTGGAGTTCGACGATGCCGCCCGGAAGGCTCTTGAGGCCGGCATCGACAAACTCGCCGACACTGTCAAGGTCACGCTGGGCCCCAAGGGCCGCAACGTCGTCCTGGACAAGTCCTGGGGCGCGCCGACCATCACCAACGACGGCGTGACGATCGCCCGCGAGATCGAGGTCGAGGACTCCTACGAGAACCTCGGCGCTCAGCTCGCGAAGGAGGTCGCCACCAAGACCAACGATGTCGCCGGCGACGGCACCACCACGGCCACCGTGCTCGCCCAGGCCCTCGTCAAGGAGGGTCTGCGCAACGTGGCCGCCGGTGCGGCGCCGAGCGAGATCAAGCGCGGCATCGAGACCGCCGTCACCGCGGTGACCGAGCGCCTGAAGCAGAACTCGCGCGACGTCGAGGGCGCCCAGGTGGCCCACGTGGCCGCGATCTCCGCCCAGAACGACGAGGTCGGCGAGCTGATCGCCCGCGCCTTCGACGCCGTGGGCACCGAAGGCGTCATCACCATCGAAGAGTCCTCCACGACGTCGACCGAGCTCGACATCACCGAGGGCATGCAGTTCGACAAGGGCTACCTCTCCCCGCACTTCGTCACTGACGCCGACCGTCAGGAAGCTGTGCTGGAGGACCCGCAGATCCTGATCCACCAGGGCAAGATCTCCAACATGCAGGAGTTCCTGCCGCTGCTGGAGAAGGTCCTGCAGGCGAAGAAGCCGCTGTTCATCATCGCCGAGGATGTCGAGGGCGAGGCCCTCTCCACCCTGGTGGTGAACAAGATCCGCGGCACCCTGAACGCCGTGGCCGTCAAGGCTCCCGGCTTCGGCGACCGCCGCAAGGCCATGCTGGAGGACATCGCGATCCTCACCGGCGCTCAGGTGGTCTCCCCCGACCTCGGTCTGAAGCTGGACCAGGTGGGCCCCGAGGTGCTCGGCACCGCTCGTCGTGTGACCGTCACCAAGGACAGCACCACGATCGTCGACGGCGCCGGCTCCACGGAGGACGTCGAGGCCCGTGCCGCGACGATCAAAGCGCAGGCCGACGCGACCGACTCCGAGTGGGATCGGGAGAAGCTGCAGGAGCGGCTGGCCAAGCTGGCCGGCGGCATCGGCGTCATCAAGGTCGGTGCGGCCACTGAGGTGGAGCTCAAGGAGCGTAAGCACCGCATCGAGGACGCCGTGTCCTCCACTCGCGCGGCCCTCGAGGAGGGCATCGTCGCCGGTGGCGGCACCGCGCTGATCAACGCGCTCTCCGCCCTCGACGAGGACGAGAACGTGCAGGCGCTGGCAGGCGACGCCGCCGCCGCGGTGGGCATCGTCCGCCGCGCGCTGGTCCAGCCGCTGCGCTGGATCGCGCAGAACGCCGGCGAGGACGGCTTCGTCGTCGCCTCCAAGGTCGCGGAGCTGGAGCCGAACCACGGCTACAACGCCAAGACCGGCGTGTACGGCGACCTGATCGCCGACGGCGTCATCGACCCGGTCAAGGTCACCCGCTCTGCGCTGCAGAACGCCGCCTCCATCGCGGCGCTGGTGCTGACGACCGAGACGCTGGTCGTCGAGAAGAAGCACGACGAGGACGAGCACTCGCACTGA
- a CDS encoding DUF559 domain-containing protein: MSLEQSSKAGEHPWSTRELLEECLSRHGHTRGIVAARQALERVRVGADSPPETLLRLRLVEAGHPEPELQARLDPDDPVSPVTDLAYRRRKVAVQYDGAHHFEAEQQASDEWRDGAFRRDGWTVVRANRVDFREDFIGVVARVSVLLLS; the protein is encoded by the coding sequence GTGAGCCTCGAGCAGTCTTCGAAGGCAGGGGAACACCCCTGGAGCACGCGTGAGCTGCTGGAGGAGTGTCTGTCGCGGCACGGCCACACCCGGGGGATCGTCGCCGCACGGCAGGCTCTCGAGAGGGTGCGCGTCGGGGCGGACTCCCCGCCGGAGACCCTTCTTCGTCTGCGACTCGTCGAGGCCGGCCATCCGGAGCCGGAGCTGCAGGCGAGACTTGACCCGGATGATCCCGTCAGCCCCGTGACCGACCTGGCGTACCGCCGTCGGAAGGTGGCGGTCCAGTATGACGGAGCCCATCACTTCGAGGCCGAGCAGCAGGCCAGCGACGAGTGGCGCGACGGGGCGTTCCGCCGGGACGGGTGGACGGTCGTGCGGGCGAATCGCGTGGACTTCAGAGAGGACTTCATCGGCGTCGTGGCCCGAGTGAGCGTCCTCCTGCTCAGTTGA